From one Synergistaceae bacterium genomic stretch:
- a CDS encoding MurR/RpiR family transcriptional regulator, protein MDARHLEEQIRGRLNEFPAKTRRVAEYILGNSPEVAFHSISETAEKLSVSRAQLVRVARMLGFNGYADLKNTLKKKLLAQVIPAAISDPSDDSDMPGKLCRLEQANIDETYRSIILNPDAVSDFCNAAQEADAIYCMGWGISALPAEWLYTRFSELGLKSVLMKRGSLSLLEQARSIGENDMLIVCELPSYVIEVTEAVKLTASRSVITAAITDSPAAPVCGYSRMNFYVSDNSPLFGSSLIGSMFAVHVLTSMLAKDMGSAGREALRTQKETLNDERIYHPSYDLRY, encoded by the coding sequence ATGGATGCCCGGCATTTAGAGGAACAAATACGCGGCCGCCTCAACGAGTTTCCGGCCAAGACCAGGAGGGTGGCAGAATACATTCTGGGGAACTCTCCTGAAGTAGCCTTCCACTCGATAAGTGAGACTGCGGAGAAGCTGAGCGTTTCGCGAGCCCAGCTTGTGAGAGTCGCGCGAATGCTGGGCTTCAACGGTTATGCTGACCTCAAGAATACTCTCAAGAAGAAGCTGCTTGCTCAGGTCATCCCTGCGGCAATCAGCGACCCGTCCGACGACTCTGACATGCCCGGCAAACTCTGCCGCCTCGAACAGGCCAACATCGACGAGACCTACAGGAGCATCATCCTCAACCCCGACGCGGTCTCCGACTTCTGCAACGCCGCGCAGGAAGCCGACGCGATCTACTGCATGGGCTGGGGAATCTCTGCTCTTCCTGCCGAATGGCTCTACACGCGCTTTTCCGAGCTCGGCCTCAAGAGCGTACTGATGAAGCGCGGTTCGCTCTCCCTCCTCGAACAGGCACGTAGCATCGGCGAGAATGACATGTTAATCGTCTGCGAGCTGCCAAGCTACGTCATAGAGGTAACCGAAGCGGTGAAACTTACGGCCTCGCGCAGCGTCATCACCGCCGCGATAACCGACAGCCCTGCGGCACCTGTGTGCGGGTACTCGCGGATGAACTTCTACGTGAGCGACAACTCTCCGCTGTTCGGGAGCAGCCTCATCGGCTCGATGTTCGCTGTTCACGTCCTTACGTCAATGCTGGCGAAGGACATGGGCAGTGCGGGGCGTGAGGCGTTGCGCACCCAGAAGGAAACCCTCAACGACGAACGAATCTACCATCCGTCATACGACCTGAGGTATTAG
- a CDS encoding OB-fold nucleic acid binding domain-containing protein encodes MNIINTVTITGLVHHLSRKKDSKYFPFSIRHESTWTDCTTRKDFLNARAFPKELQAKLSELPENAPVRVKGILSSSKGSGELYLSVLEAEPLSELPAVPENSAELSGNVHFVKAKAEGENGTGRYIRFAVRQDNPETGIDFIVVRVYDDEQKEILATLKDKDPVHVEGTLRSSRGSGVNYVRCVKIGQ; translated from the coding sequence TTGAACATCATCAACACAGTAACAATTACCGGCCTGGTGCATCATCTGAGCCGCAAGAAGGACAGCAAGTACTTTCCCTTCTCGATCCGCCACGAGAGCACTTGGACTGACTGCACAACCCGCAAGGATTTCCTGAACGCCCGCGCGTTCCCGAAAGAACTGCAGGCCAAGCTCTCAGAGCTCCCCGAGAACGCTCCCGTGCGCGTAAAAGGCATCCTGAGTTCCTCGAAGGGCAGCGGCGAGCTCTACCTGTCCGTCCTCGAAGCAGAACCGTTAAGCGAACTTCCTGCAGTCCCCGAGAACTCCGCAGAACTTTCGGGAAATGTACATTTCGTCAAGGCAAAGGCAGAAGGCGAGAACGGAACAGGCAGGTACATACGCTTTGCTGTGCGGCAGGACAACCCGGAGACAGGAATAGACTTCATCGTTGTGCGCGTTTACGACGACGAGCAGAAGGAGATTCTCGCCACACTCAAGGACAAAGACCCCGTTCACGTTGAAGGCACGCTGCGTTCATCGAGGGGAAGCGGAGTTAATTACGTAAGGTGCGTAAAGATAGGACAGTGA